The following proteins come from a genomic window of Salvia hispanica cultivar TCC Black 2014 unplaced genomic scaffold, UniMelb_Shisp_WGS_1.0 HiC_scaffold_604, whole genome shotgun sequence:
- the LOC125199644 gene encoding universal stress protein PHOS32-like — MQPDSISLPRRHQGPLPPPASLPDHPLSTETPTANAQRKIGIAVDLSDESAFAVKWAVSHYIRPGDAVILVHVRPTSVLYGADWGSVDLSIVDADNEESQRKLEDDFDTFTTTKASDLSQPLVDAQIPFKIHIVKDHDMKERLCLEVERLGLSALIMGSRGFGATKRGSDGRLGSVSDYCVRHCVCPVVVVRYPDEKDNAEGAVVSVASAAEDEDEPEYHDASDGRKGLPSRQC, encoded by the coding sequence ATGCAGCCGGACTCGATCTCCCTCCCTCGCCGCCATCAAGGTCCGCTCCCTCCCCCCGCTTCCCTCCCCGACCACCCCCTCTCCACCGAAACCCCCACCGCCAACGCCCAGCGCAAGATCGGCATCGCCGTCGACCTCAGCGACGAGTCCGCCTTCGCCGTCAAGTGGGCGGTCAGCCACTACATCCGCCCCGGCGACGCCGTCATCCTCGTCCACGTCCGCCCCACCTCCGTCCTCTACGGCGCCGACTGGGGCTCCGTCGACCTCTCCATCGTCGACGCCGACAACGAGGAGTCGCAGCGCAAGCTCGAGGACGATTTCGACACCTTCACCACCACCAAAGCCTCCGATCTCTCGCAGCCGCTCGTCGACGCGCAGATCCCCTTCAAAATCCACATTGTGAAGGATCACGACATGAAGGAGCGCCTCTGCTTGGAGGTGGAGCGCCTAGGGCTTTCCGCCTTGATCATGGGGAGCAGGGGATTTGGGGCTACGAAGAGGGGGAGCGATGGGAGGCTCGGGAGCGTGAGCGATTACTGCGTGAGGCACTGCGTCTGTCCTGTTGTTGTTGTGAGATATCCTGATGAGaaggataatgctgaaggggCTGTTGTTTCCGTGGCGTCTGCGGCCGAGGATGAGGATGAGCCTGAGTATCATGATGCGTCTGATGGTAGAAAAGGTTTGCCCTCTCGTCAATGTTAG